AGGCCGAAAAAGGCTGTCCATTGGAAATCGGCAGGTAAGGCAGGGTCTGTGTCGCGGTGGGGGGAACACATGTGCACCGCAccctgaccgaccgacgaccgaagaACGGGGTTTCAGATTTTTGCCAGTGCACGTCGACGATGGCAAGCGCGTTACGGGACTATTTTTAGTTTCCCATctgacgacggcggcccgAACCGTTCCGTCGtctctaccaccaccaccatcaccatctcTCTCGGGATGAATGCCgaacattcattcatttgatttgctcgctctctcacacTTTTGCGGACAGaaccgccagcaccaccagggAAACCGACGCTCGTTCCGGGGAGCCCTTCGTCGGCACCGGACATTGTGACGATCCGCTGGACTCGCCCGCAGACTGATGGCGGCTCGGCCATCCTCGGGTACGTGGTGGAGCAGCGACGCACCGGATCACCGCACTGGGTCCGGGCCTGTCCCTCGCTCGTCCAGCAAACGGAACTCTCGCTGAGTGGCCTGGAACCTGGCTGGCGCTACCAATTCCGCGTGATGGCGGACAACATCGTGGGTCGATCGGATGCCAGTGAAGCATCGGATCCGCTCACCGTGACCCTCCAGCGAAACGCCATCTCCGCGCCCCGTTTCCTGCACGAACTGTTCGATGCGACCGCGGTCGAGAACGAGAAGGTTGAGTTCCGGGTGCAAGTCGCCGGGACGCCGGTGCCGCAGATTAGCTGGTTTAAGGATGGGTTCGAGATTTACAGTAGCCGCCGGGCACGGATCGTAACCGAGGCGGACGTCAGCGTGTTGGTCATCCACCAGACGGCACTGACGGACGAGGGGGAGATCAAGTGTGCGGCAACGAACCGGGCTGGGCACAGCGTTACCCGGTGCCAGCTCACGATCGATGCGTACCCGAAGATACGGCTGCCGCGCCAGTACGAGGACGGGTTGATCATCGAGGCGGAGGAAGTGATCCGCCTGAAGGTGGCCCTTgccgggcggccaccaccgatggtCGAGTGGAGCCACAACGGGGAGCTGCTGGAGAACGGCCGGCGGCACGAGATCCTGACGACGGACAAGAACTCCACTCTGAAGATCGTGAACAGTGAGCGGGACGATCGGGGAGAGTACCACATCCGGGCGCTCAACAAGCTAGGTGACGACGTGGCGTCGTTCCTGGTGACGGTCACGGCACGCCCGcagcccccgggccgggtgacgATCGCCCTGTCGTACGGCAAAACGGTCACCCTGAGCTGGTCCgccccggacgacgacgggggctGCAAGATCGGGGCCTACATCGTCGAGTACTACCGGGTCGGGTGGGACGTGTGGTTGAAGGCGGCCACCTGCCGCCAGCTAACCACCACGCTGTCCGATCTGATCGAGGGCTCCCAGTACCGGTTCCGGGTGAAGGCCGAAAACCCGTACGGGGTGAGTGAACCGAGCGACGAATCGGACCTCCTGTTCGTGGCCGATCCACGCCGAGGCATTACGGATGCCACGAAAATCGCGTCACCATCCACGCTGCCCCGCAAACGCCGTGACCTATCGCCGGTGGGGGCGAGACCCAAAAAAGCTTTCACTCCGGAACCGTACGGTCGGAACGAGATTATGCTCGAGATGTCGTACGGGACACCGATCGAGCCGACAGTGATGCAGCCCACCGTACCGGAGGTAATCATCACGGAACCGCTGCAGTCCACTGCCGCGCCCCTTGCCGAACCCGAATCCGAATCGGAACTTACGGACAGTGCGGCCACCATGTCGAACCGGGCTTCGCCTCTGCTAGTGTCACCGCTGAAGGCGATGCAAAAGTTCTCCAAAGAACCGAGTCCCCTGTCGGTTCCGTCCGGGTCCGAGCGGGACCCATCACCGGTCGACAGCTCCACAAGCGCTAGCGCCAGCGATCGCGGAAAGTCAACCGGGCCTCCGAGCGAGAAGACCGAACCACGGACGATCCACAACAGCTCCGAGTTCATGTTGGTCCTGTACAACGAGCaagaagcgagaaaaaacACCCGTAAGTAGTCGGTTCGGGGGATGGACCCACGTCATGCGGCCGTATCGGTGAGCCATCTGATGATGAGCACAGCTCCGGAGCTGGATTTGGGTTTGCTACTCAGATATGTATTGCCAAAGCGATCGTGGGGAGACCGATCGATTGCCCCACGAGTACTGTGGGAAAGCGCCACGGGCCAGCGCAACAACGATCGTGCAGCAATCGTGGATTTGAATCCTCATCGTCGCCGTTGATTGATTGGCAACTGTGAAGTGAAGAATCCGCAACCGCGTTTCCATCagattcgatcgatcgctgatcTGACTGTGGAAACACCACTCACTCTAAAGTCggttttaatttaacaaattGTTCACGAATTGtacataaataattcatgGCGTCCGCGAATGTCCGACGGCTCGTGCCACAACCTGCCTGGCGACGTAACAAAGCCAGCCGGACCAGTTAAAAGTGTTTGCAACACTCTCGTCGGTCACCATAAATAATTATACCTCCTCTCGTCGGGGCCCCTTTGAAGCGGCCACAAAGCGGGTTGTTGGTAATTTATTAAACCGTGCGTATTGTTTCTCGCACCTGCTGGATTGGTTTCACTGCAAAACAATGCAAGACCCGATTGACGGCCAGCCGTTTCCCATGGCCCCACGAAGGCGACCTTCGGGGAATTAAAATTCCAaatcggaaaaccgaaactctcccggcccggtctCCACTCCCGGAACGCGATtgtttttggggctttttAGGTTGCTGGCCCCAGTGGCCGGTttagtttattgtttcgcaatggtttggtgaagaaaaaccgccctttttttaattgttgttgctgttgtttgtgaGAGCtttggtttttgctttttgcttaCATCACTCGCGCGATCACTCATTACGTAcccagcgcaaaaaaaaggcgtctcgaattcaaaacaaacttcaaacctTGCCACCTTGCAGCGACCGGAAGAACAGCCCCGAAGGGTCCGCCGATTCAGTCCCAGAGGATGGGCTGGAAGTTCCACAAAGATCGCTGCTTTCTGCAGAGACTCCTCACGCGACGTGGTTGCTCTCGAACGCTCGGTTCCGGTAAGGGCTTGCGGTGAATGCGATCCGTAGCACGTCCATTCCATCACAATCGCCCGATCTCGATCGCTTCTAACCCTAGACAGTTTGGCGAATGCACTAACCCCCGGTTCCGCGCACAGAGTGCTCACACGACACGTGTCACACAAGTGTCCGTTCGCTAACCTTTGGTACCCGTTCTTTCATCCTTCATCGTGCCGGTGCCCAGGTAATTCTACCTTCGACTTTGAACTGGACGAACTGGTggctccaccgccgccactgtcGCTGTCCGCGCCGGAACTCAACGTggaaccaccgccggcaccggcgatgCGTGCCGGCGTAAGCTCCACGGAGCTGCTGTACGAGCGGGCGATGGCCCGGTTCTATCAGGCCGTCGCCTACGAGGAGTCGGAAAATCAACGCAAGGAAGCTGAAGAAGCGGAACAGCAGGCCCTACGTCGGCGCCAAACCGAACAACCCGCGCTGGACGATAAGAACGCCGGCAACACGACGGCAACCGTGAACCGCAGCTTAGCCGACCGGAGAAGCAGCCTACGGAAGAGACTGTCCGGTGACAAGGACTCGATCGTGAAGCAGTCCAGCTTTGAACAGGATCCGGTCGTTCAGCAtcagccccagcagcagcagcagcagctttcaCATTCCACACTCGCCGAAGAACCGATCCCGGAGGAGCTGCCCGCGGAGGATACGGTGGCCCCTGGGGAGAGGCACTCCGACGAAGAGGAGGCTGAATCCGTGTCCTCCTCGATGAGCTCGATGATCGAGGAGCTGAAGCGCCGCGAGCTggagcaccagcaacagctgcagcagcaggccaTGAAGCGGCGTGGCTTCATGGACGACGATCAAGTGGACGAGGAACCGTACCACCCGGGGGTGCAGCGGATGCGATCGCCATACCGAAACCCGGACCCGAGCCAGGCGATCGAGGTGCTCACGGTACCGATGCCCCTGCCGGATCCCAACTTTGTGCCCAAACCGATCCTTAAGCGACCCTCGACCGAGGTACTGGCGACGACCCAGAGtttaccggcaccggtgctCCAGACGCGAACCCTCACACCGGAGCGTCAGGTATCGCCGGCAAAAGCCAGTCCCGTTCGACAAAAATCCCCGACCCCCGAGCCAGTGACTGTGGCACTGCCCCCGAAGGAACCATCTCCGGCCAAGAAGACGATCCCCGTGGTGACACCGCCACTCTCCGAGAAGCAACCGCCGGCGGAAGAGGACATCAAGCGGGCGATCGTTTCCGAAGCGGCCCGCCAGCGTCGGCTCGAGACGCGCCAAAACTCGATCGAGGAGTCACGTGCCGTGGCCGACTTCTACAGCGATATGGTGCAGCAGATCGAGAGCTCCAAGAAACCGCGCAAGCTGCCCCTCTACATGAGCCCGGACGAGGTGCGCAAGCTGAACGAGCGCGAACACTCGCGCCAATCGTCCCGCGCCGGCTCCAAATCACCACTCACCCTCGAGGATGCGTACCCCGGGCGGTTCCGCTCGTCCCGATCACCCTCCCTGACAACCGCCGATGGTCCGTCGGTGATCGTGCACCGTCCGACCCGACCGGCGCGGGAAAGTAAAATCCTTCGCGGGCGCTCGGCTTCCGTCGAAAGCGATATTGTCTCCAAGGTGGCCCCCGCTGGTGCCCGGCCGCCAACGCCAAAGGACGAACCCGTACGACCCAGCCGACCGGTGGAAAAGAAACGCACTCCCGGTCCGCTCGGGAATCGCTCGCGGTCCAACTCGGCCGCTCGGAACGCGGGCCCCGCGGTGCCAGCAGCTCCCGTTCGGACGATcatcaacaaacaaccgaCACCGGAACCACAACGGATCACTAGAGTATCGCCGGCCAGCTCGTCGGGCGATCCGGAGCCACCGATTACGGCCAAACCCGTGGAGGAGGGATCCCTCAAGCCAACGGTGTCGTATCTGACGGACGTGGCACTGTTTGCGATCGCCTGCTGGTTGTACCTTTTCAAGAATCCGAAGCTGGCCCTACCGGTCATCTTGCTGATCATGTACCGCCACATCCGCGAGGCGCTGAAGGACAAGATGCCGGCCTGGATGCGGCGTAAGGAGAGCGCGGCGAGCTGAGAGCCGGGCTCCCGTCCGAGAGTTCCTGATAAAGACATTGTTTATTGCGGCAGCAGGAAGAATGCCGACTTCGTGTTCCTCGCACCGTGTTCgctgttccgtttcggtcgcaGTTGCTAGTTGTAATGAATGTGCGACTAGTCATCGCTGACGGCGGTGTGCCGGCCGCGCCAACCCGCGTCCGTAGGGCCGATAGTGTCCTGTTTTTAGACCGTTACGCACCACCGTTCGTAGTGTAAGCACCTAGTCCagtgtgcttgtgtttgtgtgtttatgtgttgTACGTTTCTACTTTTGTACGATTTTCACCGTGAGACTGCACCAAGAGGCCAACCAGGCGGAAGTCAACGATAAGCGCGAACCCTGCAATTGCAGGAGCACAACACCGGGAGACGGCCGCAGTCTGTGACCCGCGGAGGGACGAAAAAGTGATGGCCTCTTTTTTTAAAAGCGACCACCGATCCGAAGCgaatgattatttttgttaCCTCAAGTTATTGCACCCGGCGCCCGTAGCGAAGTGATGCAAGTGCGGGTTGTTTTTGGTGAGTTCGGCCCGTGTGGCCGGACGCGCGTTTACACCGATATTTGTAACAGCACACGACTCTCACATATTTGTTTAATGCGCGTTTAATGttagttatttatttgtatatATCCGCGTTTTCCCTTTCGGAGGCACGAGCACTAACGGAGAAATAAAACGGTAGAAACGGGCACTACTTTGTGTGGTGTCAACCGTCGAGCAAGCGTTTGACACTGTCAAAACCATCTTAAAAGTGAgagcaaaatagaaaaaggactttcccataccgggaatcgaacccgggccttCTGGGTGAAAGCCAGATATCCTAGCCACTAGACCATATGGGATGCTTTGAGAGGGGGACGAATGAATTAAATAAGAGTTGCAGCTTCTCAGATTA
The nucleotide sequence above comes from Anopheles bellator chromosome 1, idAnoBellAS_SP24_06.2, whole genome shotgun sequence. Encoded proteins:
- the LOC131205247 gene encoding titin isoform X1, producing MGNQPTKHSPGRPKKAVHWKSAEPPAPPGKPTLVPGSPSSAPDIVTIRWTRPQTDGGSAILGYVVEQRRTGSPHWVRACPSLVQQTELSLSGLEPGWRYQFRVMADNIVGRSDASEASDPLTVTLQRNAISAPRFLHELFDATAVENEKVEFRVQVAGTPVPQISWFKDGFEIYSSRRARIVTEADVSVLVIHQTALTDEGEIKCAATNRAGHSVTRCQLTIDAYPKIRLPRQYEDGLIIEAEEVIRLKVALAGRPPPMVEWSHNGELLENGRRHEILTTDKNSTLKIVNSERDDRGEYHIRALNKLGDDVASFLVTVTARPQPPGRVTIALSYGKTVTLSWSAPDDDGGCKIGAYIVEYYRVGWDVWLKAATCRQLTTTLSDLIEGSQYRFRVKAENPYGVSEPSDESDLLFVADPRRGITDATKIASPSTLPRKRRDLSPVGARPKKAFTPEPYGRNEIMLEMSYGTPIEPTVMQPTVPEVIITEPLQSTAAPLAEPESESELTDSAATMSNRASPLLVSPLKAMQKFSKEPSPLSVPSGSERDPSPVDSSTSASASDRGKSTGPPSEKTEPRTIHNSSEFMLVLYNEQEARKNTPTGRTAPKGPPIQSQRMGWKFHKDRCFLQRLLTRRGCSRTLGSGNSTFDFELDELVAPPPPLSLSAPELNVEPPPAPAMRAGVSSTELLYERAMARFYQAVAYEESENQRKEAEEAEQQALRRRQTEQPALDDKNAGNTTATVNRSLADRRSSLRKRLSGDKDSIVKQSSFEQDPVVQHQPQQQQQQLSHSTLAEEPIPEELPAEDTVAPGERHSDEEEAESVSSSMSSMIEELKRRELEHQQQLQQQAMKRRGFMDDDQVDEEPYHPGVQRMRSPYRNPDPSQAIEVLTVPMPLPDPNFVPKPILKRPSTEVLATTQSLPAPVLQTRTLTPERQVSPAKASPVRQKSPTPEPVTVALPPKEPSPAKKTIPVVTPPLSEKQPPAEEDIKRAIVSEAARQRRLETRQNSIEESRAVADFYSDMVQQIESSKKPRKLPLYMSPDEVRKLNEREHSRQSSRAGSKSPLTLEDAYPGRFRSSRSPSLTTADGPSVIVHRPTRPARESKILRGRSASVESDIVSKVAPAGARPPTPKDEPVRPSRPVEKKRTPGPLGNRSRSNSAARNAGPAVPAAPVRTIINKQPTPEPQRITRVSPASSSGDPEPPITAKPVEEGSLKPTVSYLTDVALFAIACWLYLFKNPKLALPVILLIMYRHIREALKDKMPAWMRRKESAAS
- the LOC131205247 gene encoding titin isoform X2, encoding MGNQPTKHSPGRPKKAVHWKSAEPPAPPGKPTLVPGSPSSAPDIVTIRWTRPQTDGGSAILGYVVEQRRTGSPHWVRACPSLVQQTELSLSGLEPGWRYQFRVMADNIVGRSDASEASDPLTVTLQRNAISAPRFLHELFDATAVENEKVEFRVQVAGTPVPQISWFKDGFEIYSSRRARIVTEADVSVLVIHQTALTDEGEIKCAATNRAGHSVTRCQLTIDAYPKIRLPRQYEDGLIIEAEEVIRLKVALAGRPPPMVEWSHNGELLENGRRHEILTTDKNSTLKIVNSERDDRGEYHIRALNKLGDDVASFLVTVTARPQPPGRVTIALSYGKTVTLSWSAPDDDGGCKIGAYIVEYYRVGWDVWLKAATCRQLTTTLSDLIEGSQYRFRVKAENPYGVSEPSDESDLLFVADPRRGITDATKIASPSTLPRKRRDLSPVGARPKKAFTPEPYGRNEIMLEMSYGTPIEPTVMQPTVPEVIITEPLQSTAAPLAEPESESELTDSAATMSNRASPLLVSPLKAMQKFSKEPSPLSVPSGSERDPSPVDSSTSASASDRGKSTGPPSEKTEPRTIHNSSEFMLVLYNEQEARKNTRNSTFDFELDELVAPPPPLSLSAPELNVEPPPAPAMRAGVSSTELLYERAMARFYQAVAYEESENQRKEAEEAEQQALRRRQTEQPALDDKNAGNTTATVNRSLADRRSSLRKRLSGDKDSIVKQSSFEQDPVVQHQPQQQQQQLSHSTLAEEPIPEELPAEDTVAPGERHSDEEEAESVSSSMSSMIEELKRRELEHQQQLQQQAMKRRGFMDDDQVDEEPYHPGVQRMRSPYRNPDPSQAIEVLTVPMPLPDPNFVPKPILKRPSTEVLATTQSLPAPVLQTRTLTPERQVSPAKASPVRQKSPTPEPVTVALPPKEPSPAKKTIPVVTPPLSEKQPPAEEDIKRAIVSEAARQRRLETRQNSIEESRAVADFYSDMVQQIESSKKPRKLPLYMSPDEVRKLNEREHSRQSSRAGSKSPLTLEDAYPGRFRSSRSPSLTTADGPSVIVHRPTRPARESKILRGRSASVESDIVSKVAPAGARPPTPKDEPVRPSRPVEKKRTPGPLGNRSRSNSAARNAGPAVPAAPVRTIINKQPTPEPQRITRVSPASSSGDPEPPITAKPVEEGSLKPTVSYLTDVALFAIACWLYLFKNPKLALPVILLIMYRHIREALKDKMPAWMRRKESAAS